One genomic segment of Hordeum vulgare subsp. vulgare chromosome 2H, MorexV3_pseudomolecules_assembly, whole genome shotgun sequence includes these proteins:
- the LOC123427006 gene encoding beta-1,4-mannosyl-glycoprotein 4-beta-N-acetylglucosaminyltransferase-like — protein MPEASRYTHKKDDGICSSVCGEPTSKAVMAMSRLKCALRGFDIRALLALFIGVPLVMLIIYKHGQKVTYFLRPIWESPPEPFKIIPHYYNENVTMENLCKLHGWKVRETPRRVFDAVLFSNELDILELRWNELSPYVSEFVLLESNSTFTGVIKPLFFKENRHRFRFAESRLTYGTYGGRFMKGENPFVEESYQRVALDQLLRIARIEDDDILIMSDVDEIPSGHTINLLRWCDDTPKIVHLQLRNYLYSFEFFLDDKSWRASIHRYVSGKTRYAHFRQTDVLLADSGWHCSFCFRHISDFVFKMQAYSHVDRIRFKYFLNHERIQDVICRGADLFDMLPEEHTFQEIIAKLGPIPSTFSAVHLPSYLLQNFDRYRYLLPGNCRRESG, from the exons atGCCCGAGGCCAGCCGCTACACCCACAAGAAGGACGACGGCATCTGCAGCAGCGTCTGCGGCGAG CCCACCTCAAAGGCAGTTATGGCCATGTCAAGGCTCAAGTGTGCGCTTCGGGGGTTTGATATCAGGGCACTTCTGGCTCTCTTCATTGGTGTGCCGCTGGTAATGTTAATAATATATAAGCATGGCCAGAAGGTCACATACTTCCTCCGGCCAATCTGGGAATCTCCGCCCGAGCCCTTCAAGATAATCCCTCACTACTACAATGAGAATGTCACCATGGAGAACCTCTGCAAGTTACATGGGTGGAAAGTCAGGGAGACCCCACGCCGTGTTTTCGATGCTGTGCTCTTCAGTAATGAGCTTGATATCCTTGAACTTCGTTGGAATGAACTCAGCCCCTATGTGTCAGAGTTCGTCCTGCTTGAGTCCAACTCAACTTTCACTGGCGTGATAAAGCCACTCTTCTTCAAGGAAAACCGCCATCGATTTAGATTTGCTGAATCGCGGCTGACCTATGGCACATATGGGGGAAGATTCATGAAGGGCGAAAATCCATTTGTTGAGGAGTCGTATCAGAGGGTTGCCCTGGACCAGCTTCTTAGGATTGCAAGAATTGAAGATGAcgacatattgatcatgtcagatGTTGATGAAATCCCAAGTGGCCACACCATCAATCTCTTGAGATGGTGCGACGACACGCCTAAGATAGTCCATCTTCAGCTCAGGAATTATCTGTACTCATTTGAGTTTTTTCTGGATGACAAGAGTTGGAGGGCGTCAATTCACAGGTACGTATCTGGGAAGACAAGATATGCGCATTTTCGGCAGACAGATGTGCTTCTTGCCGATTCAGGGTGGCACTGCAGTTTTTGTTTCCGGCACATCAGTGATTTTGTCTTCAAGATGCAAGCTTATAGCCATGTGGATAGGATCAGATTCAAGTACTTCCTGAACCATGAGAGGATTCAAGATGTCATCTGCAGAGGGGCGGATCTTTTTGACATGCTTCCTGAAGAGCATACGTTCCAAGAAATCATTGCGAAGTTGGGCCCCATTCCAAGCACATTCTCTGCTGTTCATCTTCCTAGTTATCTGCTTCAGAATTTTGACCGGTACCGGTATCTTCTCCCAGGGAACTGCAGGAGAGAAAGTGGCTAG
- the LOC123428599 gene encoding uncharacterized protein LOC123428599 produces the protein MQILSGKARSGRCVLERRAPALLDSSIFCFQFSKVSRGRLRERCSSRAEATPAQEETGRSRRPAGRPRFRRRLLRSRAGRKAPDLTRDVHSWTDSAHAKRLRCWAERLCMGRSIKILLYLDPRSSRVRGAHVEKSGLQSCQTKRVASSMGSSLRHCTASRAEPVHPTAGQEAGRNNEDCLAL, from the exons ATGCAG ATATTGAGTGGCAAAGCGAGAAGTGGCCGCTGTGTGCTCGAACGGCGTGCCCCTGCCTTGCTCGACAGCAGCATATTTTGTTTTCAGTTTTCAAAGGTCTCTCGCGGCCGGCTACGAGAAAGATGCTCCTCTCGTGCGGAAGCCACGCCCGCCCAAGAAGAAACGGGCCGATcccgccggccggccggccgtcCACGCTTCCGGCGACGGTTGCTTCGCTCTCGAGCCGGACGAAAAGCGCCGGACTTGACGAGGGACGTCCACAGCTGGACGGACAGCGCCCATGCCAAACGGTTACG ATGTTGGGCAGAAAGGTTATGCATGGGCAGATCCATCAAGATATTACTATACCTCGACCCAAGATCATCACGTGTGAGAG GGGCGCATGTGGAGAAATCTGGACTGCAATCTTGTCAAACTAAGAGGGTTGCTTCATCGATGGGGAGTTCTCTGCGACACTGCACAGCTAGCCGAGCTGAACCAGTTCATCCTACTGCTGGACAAGAGGCGGGGAGAAATAATGAGGATTGCCTGGCACTGTGA